Proteins encoded by one window of Mustela erminea isolate mMusErm1 chromosome 7, mMusErm1.Pri, whole genome shotgun sequence:
- the AAR2 gene encoding protein AAR2 homolog: MAAMQMDPELAKRLFFEGATVVILNMPKGTEFGIDYNSWEVGPKFRGVKMIPPGIHFLHYSSVDKANPREVGPRMGFFLSLQQRGLMVLRWNAIREEVDLSPAPEAEVEAMRANLQELDQFLGPYPYSTLKKWISLTNFISEATMEKLQPESRQICAFSEVLPVLSMKHTKDRVEQNLPRCGTECKSYQEGLARLPEMKPRAGTEIRFSELPTQMFPAGATPAEITRHSMDLSYALETVLSKQFPGSPQDVLGELQFAFVCFLLGNVYEAFEHWKRLLNLLCRSEEAMVRHHTLYINLISILYHQLGEIPADFFVDIVSQNNFLTSTLQVFFSSACSVAVDATLRQKAEKFQAHLTKKFRWDFEAEPEDCAPVVVELPEGVETG, encoded by the exons ATGGCTGCCATGCAAATGGATCCTGAGCTTGCCAAGCGCCTGTTCTTTGAAGGAGCCACTGTGGTCATCTTGAATATGCCCAAGGGGACAGAGTTTGGCATTGACTACAACTCCTGGGAGGTGGGGCCCAAGTTCCGGGGCGTGAAGATGATCCCACCAGGCATCCATTTCCTCCACTATAGCTCTGTGGACAAGGCCAATCCCAGGGAGGTGGGGCCTCGTATGGGCTTCTTCCTTAGCCTGCAGCAGCGGGGGCTGATGGTCCTGCGCTGGAATGCGATCCGAGAAGAGGTAGACCTGTCTCCAGCCCCAGAGGCTGAGGTGGAGGCCATGAGGGCCAACCTCCAGGAGCTGGACCAATTCCTGGGCCCTTACCCATACAGCACACTTAAGAAGTGGATCTCACTCACCAATTTTATCAGCGAGGCCACAATGGAGAAGCTGCAGCCCGAGAGCCGACAGATCTGTGCTTTCTCAGAGGTGCTTCCTGTGCTGTCCATGAAGCACACCAAGGACCGCGTGGAACAGAATCTACCTCGCTGTGGCACTGAGTGCAAAAGCTACCAGGAGGGCCTGGCCCGGCTGCCAGAGATGAAGCCCAGAGCTGGGACAGAGATCCGCTTCTCAGAGTTGCCCACACAGATGTTCCCAGCAGGTGCCACGCCAGCAGAGATAACCAGGCACAGCATGGACCTGAGCTATGCCCTGGAGACAGTACTCAGCAAGCAGTTCCCTGGAAGCCCTCAGGATGTGCTTG gtGAACTCCAGTTTGCCTTTGTATGCTTCCTCCTGGGGAATGTGTATGAGGCATTTGAGCACTGGAAGCGGCTCCTGAATCTCCTGTGTCGCTCCGAAGAAGCCATGGTGAGGCACCACACCCTCTACATCAACCTCATCTCCATCCTCTACCACCAGCTCGGCGAGATCCCGGCCGACTTCTTCGTGGACATCGTCTCCCAGAACAACTTCCTCACCAGCACCTTACAG GTTTTCTTCTCCTCCGCCTGCAGTGTTGCCGTGGATGCCACCCTGAGGCAGAAAGCGGAAAAGTTCCAAGCTCACCTGACCAAGAAGTTTCGGTGGGACTTTGAGGCAGAGCCAGAGGACTGCGCCCCGGTGGTGGTGGAGCTCCCTGAGGGTGTAGAGACGGGCTAA